One genomic region from Reichenbachiella ulvae encodes:
- a CDS encoding SDR family oxidoreductase — MGDFSVENKVVIVTGGSGVLGGSMARHFARHGSKLVLIGRNKEKIDEAVSAVEELGANALGIACDVLDSDGLKSAKKLIIDTFGQIDVLINAAGGNVAGATQSNGQEVFDLNHEALNQAIDINLKGAIYPSLIFGEAIAKNGAGSIINISSMATYTAITRVMGYSVAKTGVNSFTQWMASEMAQRFGDKVRVNAIAPGFFIGDQNRKLLLNEDGSLTERSEKVIAKTPMGRFGEIDELNGAAQFLCSEQASFITGVVLPVDGGFSAFSGV, encoded by the coding sequence ATGGGAGATTTTAGTGTAGAAAACAAAGTTGTAATAGTAACTGGTGGCTCTGGTGTATTGGGAGGCAGTATGGCGAGGCATTTTGCCCGGCATGGTTCCAAACTGGTACTCATAGGTCGCAACAAGGAGAAAATTGATGAAGCTGTTTCCGCTGTAGAGGAGCTGGGGGCTAATGCCCTGGGGATTGCATGCGACGTATTGGATTCAGATGGGCTAAAAAGCGCGAAGAAGCTGATTATTGATACCTTTGGTCAGATCGATGTGCTGATCAATGCGGCAGGGGGCAATGTGGCTGGAGCAACTCAAAGCAATGGGCAAGAGGTTTTTGATCTTAACCACGAGGCTTTGAATCAGGCCATTGATATCAATTTGAAAGGAGCGATATATCCTTCCCTGATTTTTGGTGAGGCCATTGCTAAAAACGGAGCTGGATCTATCATCAATATATCCTCTATGGCGACATATACGGCCATTACCAGGGTGATGGGGTATTCGGTAGCCAAGACGGGGGTAAATTCATTTACGCAATGGATGGCATCCGAAATGGCTCAGCGATTTGGAGACAAAGTCAGGGTCAATGCTATAGCGCCAGGCTTTTTCATCGGAGATCAAAACCGTAAGTTACTGTTGAACGAAGATGGCAGTCTGACCGAACGAAGCGAAAAGGTAATTGCCAAAACGCCGATGGGGCGATTTGGTGAGATCGATGAGCTCAACGGGGCGGCTCAGTTTCTATGTTCTGAGCAAGCGAGCTTCATTACTGGTGTAGTATTGCCAGTGGATGGAGGTTTTAGCGCCTTTAGCGGGGTATAA
- a CDS encoding RagB/SusD family nutrient uptake outer membrane protein, with amino-acid sequence MKSIKYIVAVFSLLLISVGCEDDIIELTERDSLPSDQALAGLNGMQTTLFGVYERARSLHENNEISLYKQCGTDIVQSGTHMQDVGNDGMRGMMEYVNAFDASSAQVNNIFSGLNQSISAVDAITSFGENLVPKNEDEERKKNDYIGQAYCLRANAYLEMAERWDNVVFPDLAEHVDSIKYDFDLNDQTAVLEQVISDAEAAVPYLRTRLENANVGVPSKDMAYLLIMKANLWLGNYAEAAQAAEDVIAQGAQLQPLDGIFGLDGGKGGEENNEEIIFSWIFSENNQDRPQRTVQMYVPLYDRVPGVGRTLGQGGRPWARLSPSEYYWDLFDSDADGDLSDEADGRISAWHKFAWTIDDISNLDTSLPGAEYLSEGDLLTVDSLYFQSWASNDREARYLEPTTTKTWEDGTYGRLADEAQGFRNIIVYRLSMAYILGAEAHWRNGNEARALELLNAIRERAYGNTSNNFSSIDLETIIEEHARELGHEGHRWAFLKRLGILEERVKMHNPSAAPNIQPRHVRWPLPQNFVDQTGVQQNPQW; translated from the coding sequence ATGAAAAGTATAAAATATATAGTCGCAGTATTCTCTTTGCTGCTCATATCAGTGGGCTGTGAGGATGATATAATAGAACTAACAGAAAGAGATTCACTGCCAAGTGATCAAGCTTTGGCAGGTTTGAATGGTATGCAGACGACCTTGTTCGGCGTGTATGAAAGAGCAAGATCACTGCATGAGAACAATGAAATTTCGCTTTACAAGCAGTGCGGTACGGATATCGTACAGTCAGGTACTCACATGCAAGATGTAGGTAATGATGGTATGCGTGGAATGATGGAGTATGTAAATGCCTTTGATGCATCCAGTGCTCAAGTAAATAATATTTTTAGTGGCTTGAACCAATCCATTAGTGCGGTGGATGCCATTACCTCCTTTGGTGAGAATTTAGTACCTAAAAATGAGGACGAGGAACGAAAGAAAAATGACTACATCGGTCAGGCTTATTGTCTTCGTGCTAATGCATATCTAGAAATGGCTGAGAGATGGGACAATGTGGTTTTTCCTGACTTGGCTGAGCACGTAGACAGCATCAAATATGATTTTGATTTAAATGATCAAACGGCAGTTCTTGAGCAAGTCATCAGTGATGCAGAGGCCGCAGTTCCTTATTTGAGAACAAGGCTTGAAAATGCCAACGTGGGTGTTCCTTCAAAGGATATGGCGTATTTGTTGATCATGAAAGCCAATCTATGGTTGGGTAACTATGCCGAAGCAGCCCAGGCCGCAGAAGATGTGATTGCGCAAGGCGCACAGTTACAGCCATTGGATGGTATTTTTGGACTTGATGGCGGAAAAGGTGGTGAAGAGAATAATGAAGAGATCATCTTCTCCTGGATTTTTAGTGAAAACAATCAGGATAGACCACAGCGTACTGTTCAGATGTATGTGCCACTTTATGATAGAGTACCGGGTGTGGGTAGGACATTAGGTCAAGGAGGAAGACCATGGGCCAGACTGTCTCCTTCCGAATACTACTGGGATCTATTTGATAGTGATGCAGATGGCGATTTGAGTGATGAAGCAGATGGTCGTATCAGCGCTTGGCACAAGTTTGCTTGGACAATTGACGATATATCCAACCTGGATACTTCATTGCCAGGAGCAGAGTATTTGTCAGAAGGAGATCTTTTGACGGTTGATTCTCTCTACTTCCAGTCTTGGGCCTCAAACGATAGGGAAGCAAGATATCTGGAGCCTACCACTACGAAAACCTGGGAAGATGGTACTTACGGTAGATTGGCAGATGAAGCGCAAGGGTTTAGAAACATCATCGTTTACAGACTGTCAATGGCTTATATCCTGGGAGCTGAGGCGCATTGGAGAAATGGCAATGAAGCCAGAGCCCTGGAGTTGTTGAATGCAATTAGAGAGAGAGCCTATGGCAATACGAGTAATAACTTCTCTTCTATAGATTTAGAAACGATTATAGAGGAACATGCAAGAGAGCTTGGCCATGAGGGGCATAGATGGGCTTTCTTGAAGCGATTAGGGATTTTGGAAGAAAGAGTGAAAATGCACAATCCAAGTGCAGCGCCTAACATCCAGCCAAGACATGTTCGTTGGCCTTTGCCACAGAATTTTGTAGATCAAACAGGTGTACAGCAAAATCCTCAGTGGTAA
- a CDS encoding carbohydrate binding domain-containing protein, translating to MKNILKYIYGLMVLAVLLSVASCQEDLVDPVNITDVSVTSLYQGEDISLTGEGFDQVQFLFLGNEQLDYTLEENTITFTVPDTYPVGMATITLAMKGARRETQEVEVLLKPTPVIGPFTPFVPVGEDVTITGTSLDNNTIVAIDGVPATIVSVSDTELVVTVPNGVNTSGAIEIEVTTDYGTDVTPTAFYAMENLLANSDLEAGEGDEFTDWEQLNNGDVITELLNGYGGTRSIHVAPTGANPWSTQMASTGVPLTMGAEYTIVMWAKADNAGAFMRVSASQYDGAGADYFYGADQEIAANAWQQYTWTFTVGKDLPTHRVVLDMGAGSVPFAIDHIGLVPGVVGEAGAIELLTNSGFEDGLTDWDILNGSVEASAEDAYCGAQSLKAVGTGGNHWDVQVAVNPDVAPTLDIGTMYELGFWAKAGGADGVMRASVSRWASGQSDDFFYTPEFTVAEDWTYYSFVFEAAATSTGVHQVVMDFGSTTQTFYIDEVSLKEYDPTSLYANGDFEDGFNNWSMLNGTVEVTTAEAYEGTSSLMATGTGGNHWDIQVAADAVALTEGQDYKLSFWAKAAGPDGVIRASVSRWASGQSDDFFYTPEITVAEEWTYYSYVFTAAATSTGDHQVVLDFGSTAQTFYLDKLVIEEFDSCE from the coding sequence ATGAAAAATATCTTAAAATACATATATGGATTGATGGTGCTGGCTGTTCTATTATCAGTGGCCAGTTGCCAGGAGGATTTAGTAGATCCTGTGAATATCACGGATGTGAGTGTTACCTCATTGTATCAGGGAGAGGATATCTCTTTGACAGGAGAGGGTTTTGATCAAGTGCAATTCTTGTTCCTGGGCAATGAACAATTGGATTATACTTTAGAAGAAAACACAATTACTTTTACCGTTCCAGATACTTATCCGGTAGGTATGGCTACTATTACATTGGCCATGAAAGGAGCTCGACGTGAAACTCAAGAAGTGGAAGTATTGTTGAAACCTACTCCAGTGATTGGGCCGTTTACTCCATTCGTGCCAGTGGGAGAGGATGTGACTATAACTGGTACCAGTCTGGATAACAATACAATCGTTGCGATAGATGGTGTGCCAGCTACAATCGTTTCGGTATCAGATACAGAACTAGTTGTAACCGTGCCAAATGGTGTGAATACTAGTGGGGCAATTGAAATAGAAGTTACCACTGATTATGGTACTGATGTGACTCCTACTGCTTTCTATGCAATGGAAAACTTACTTGCCAATTCTGACCTAGAAGCTGGTGAAGGAGATGAGTTCACAGATTGGGAACAATTAAACAACGGAGATGTCATTACTGAGTTGCTAAATGGTTATGGCGGTACTCGTTCTATTCATGTAGCACCAACAGGAGCGAATCCCTGGAGTACGCAGATGGCCAGTACCGGAGTGCCTTTGACAATGGGAGCGGAATATACGATCGTTATGTGGGCCAAAGCGGATAATGCAGGTGCTTTCATGCGTGTGTCCGCATCACAATACGATGGCGCTGGAGCTGATTATTTCTATGGAGCAGATCAAGAGATAGCTGCTAATGCATGGCAACAATATACCTGGACATTTACGGTAGGTAAAGATCTACCAACGCATAGAGTAGTGCTAGATATGGGTGCAGGTAGTGTTCCATTTGCAATCGATCACATTGGTTTGGTGCCTGGTGTCGTTGGTGAGGCTGGAGCTATTGAGTTGCTGACAAATTCTGGATTCGAAGATGGATTAACTGATTGGGATATCCTGAATGGATCAGTAGAAGCTTCGGCTGAAGATGCTTATTGTGGAGCACAGTCGCTTAAAGCTGTTGGTACGGGAGGTAATCACTGGGATGTTCAGGTAGCAGTTAACCCAGATGTAGCACCTACATTGGATATCGGTACCATGTACGAATTGGGATTCTGGGCCAAAGCTGGTGGTGCAGATGGTGTGATGAGAGCTTCAGTATCTAGATGGGCAAGTGGACAGTCTGATGACTTCTTCTATACGCCAGAATTTACGGTTGCAGAGGATTGGACTTACTACTCATTTGTGTTCGAAGCTGCAGCTACTTCCACTGGCGTGCATCAAGTAGTAATGGATTTTGGATCTACAACACAGACTTTCTATATCGATGAAGTAAGTCTGAAAGAATATGATCCTACAAGTCTGTATGCCAATGGAGATTTTGAGGATGGTTTCAATAACTGGAGTATGTTAAATGGTACAGTAGAAGTTACTACTGCTGAGGCCTATGAGGGAACAAGTTCCTTGATGGCTACCGGAACAGGAGGAAACCACTGGGATATTCAGGTGGCTGCTGATGCTGTCGCATTAACAGAAGGTCAAGATTACAAATTGAGTTTTTGGGCTAAAGCTGCAGGACCAGATGGTGTCATTAGAGCATCTGTATCAAGATGGGCTAGTGGTCAGTCCGATGACTTCTTCTATACGCCTGAGATTACCGTCGCGGAGGAATGGACTTATTATTCTTATGTCTTTACTGCTGCAGCTACATCCACAGGAGATCACCAAGTGGTATTGGATTTTGGGTCTACTGCTCAAACATTCTATCTGGACAAACTTGTGATAGAAGAATTTGATAGTTGTGAATAG
- a CDS encoding endo-1,4-beta-xylanase, which produces MIKNYWTKHLLTTSLTVFTLLFYLPSHSQIIQWDNCGKFLGNISQGSNNSDWTQYWNQVTPENGGKWGSVERERDVMNWTDLDKAYKLAKDNGLLFKQHVFAWGNQQPSWIETLTEEEQLAEIEEWIMAYCERYPDTDFIEVVNEPINDPPFGSTNGNYANALGGRGDTGYDWIIKAFELAKEHCPNAALMINEYNLLNSENNRYDYSKIIGLLTERELIDAVGAQGHAFTVKDMTAEDMTTAINDLAKHGLPVYITELDIDGPGENTQLEKYKEIFPAIWEHPSVAGVTLWGYRQGTMWREDAYIMNSNGTERSALTWLKDYITPYNSVCEGYDPPLNTGFNTKATLIYPNPISNGSLHVQSDKAIEKLTIRNISGQKMLEYRPHQLTQKIELEIDLPAGLYLVKIEGPSLSEERRLVIK; this is translated from the coding sequence ATGATTAAGAATTACTGGACTAAACACCTATTGACCACTAGCCTGACTGTTTTTACCTTGCTCTTTTACTTACCTAGTCATTCACAGATCATCCAATGGGATAACTGCGGAAAATTTTTGGGTAATATCTCTCAGGGGAGCAACAATAGCGACTGGACCCAATATTGGAACCAGGTAACTCCCGAAAATGGCGGAAAATGGGGATCGGTAGAGAGAGAACGGGATGTGATGAATTGGACAGACCTTGATAAAGCCTATAAATTGGCGAAAGACAATGGGCTTCTCTTCAAACAGCACGTATTTGCATGGGGCAATCAACAGCCTTCCTGGATCGAGACCCTCACAGAAGAAGAACAACTGGCAGAGATAGAAGAATGGATCATGGCATACTGTGAGCGATATCCTGATACGGATTTTATTGAAGTAGTCAATGAACCAATCAATGACCCTCCATTTGGCTCGACTAATGGAAACTACGCCAATGCCCTCGGCGGTCGTGGAGATACTGGATATGACTGGATCATCAAAGCCTTCGAGCTCGCCAAAGAACATTGCCCGAATGCTGCACTCATGATCAATGAATACAATCTTCTGAATAGCGAAAATAATCGATACGATTATTCGAAGATCATAGGTCTGTTGACAGAAAGAGAGTTGATCGATGCGGTAGGTGCTCAGGGGCATGCCTTTACGGTCAAAGATATGACAGCAGAAGATATGACCACTGCCATCAATGACCTGGCTAAGCATGGTCTCCCTGTTTACATCACAGAACTAGACATAGACGGCCCGGGTGAAAATACCCAGCTTGAAAAATACAAGGAGATTTTTCCGGCCATATGGGAGCATCCATCAGTAGCAGGAGTCACTCTATGGGGCTATAGACAGGGCACTATGTGGCGTGAAGATGCCTACATCATGAATAGCAATGGAACAGAAAGATCCGCTCTAACATGGCTCAAGGACTACATTACCCCTTACAACTCCGTTTGTGAAGGGTATGACCCTCCATTAAACACCGGTTTCAACACCAAGGCTACCCTGATCTACCCTAACCCTATCAGCAATGGCTCACTACATGTCCAGTCTGATAAAGCAATTGAGAAATTGACCATTAGGAATATCAGCGGGCAAAAAATGTTAGAATATCGTCCTCACCAATTAACACAGAAAATAGAACTAGAAATAGATCTACCCGCAGGACTTTATTTGGTAAAAATTGAAGGCCCGTCTCTTTCGGAAGAAAGAAGATTGGTTATAAAATAA
- a CDS encoding SusC/RagA family TonB-linked outer membrane protein: protein MITRLSNYSYRLLKYYAISCLLVFGSLSALAQEAKVSGKVTDGSNGDPLPGVSVLIKGTTSGVVTNFDGEYSINVPVDATLIFSFIGYAKQEVAVAGRSSIDVGLPLDVQSLEEVVVVGYGTMERSNVTGSISTVDVEAINKVPVPNVVESLRGQVAGVRVQRTSGQPGSGVSFTIRGINSLGEGSDNIQEANQPIIVIDGVPLPGGNLNELNPDDIESINVIKDAGAGAIYGSSAANGVILITTKNGSAGKPTIKVNASAGINDINTRLNLMDGDEYVQYLFDSGQGTTINGVLDPNEIENYVNGDFTDWQDEILQTGEVYQAGVSVSGGSEKLRYYLNGDVYREKGIVQNSDYNRYSLRINTDYKAYDWLTIGTRVQLTRSDADETSNTIEDFGGSFAAFVPILDNTPLGDIYDDEGNYVKYVRDDKFQVNPFHRYNESVVDRYVNRTYVNPYIEIKIIDGLSYTLNTFAEQRNQFYGRFTSSNYGDGDPNTARIQEQTSTNYLLDNILTYKKVFGKHGINATLVYGFQKNEWEQYDAFADKMGTDLLGYHAIDVSASADQRFSWDTDEWGRVYTVGRIGYDYNDKYVVTLTMRRDGSSKYTGDNKYGYFPSYSAAWNVHNENFWGFDFMNMLKIRASYGTLGNDRIGTYRYYSRPNVNVTTEVPVDDDNDPSTPDVLRDIAGYQIGTLGNEYLKWETSKQLNIGVDLGFLNDRITATVDAYQTNTTDLLLPQLIPNTNGYDSYIANIGETRNQGIDVALSADVIDGSDLRWNIAANWATNQNEIVKLNRTGPNGEPIDDEANGWFIGQNINEIYNYEYIGVWQADEADEALVYNQVPGDAKFRDVNNDGQITPGDDRVFLGNSTPDWYGGLTNTISYKGFELSVLLEYAKGITVVNNFYGGYTGRGNQLAINYWTEDNPSTEYPRVGSSDWTGVRGDAIKTEDASYISLRNVSLSYNLPSKFLENTPIKAVSVFARGNNLKYFTKMKNAYSPETGRGQYPIVRNFRFGASLTF, encoded by the coding sequence CAGTATCAACGTACCTGTTGATGCGACATTAATCTTCAGTTTTATTGGATATGCCAAGCAGGAAGTAGCTGTAGCCGGTCGCAGTTCGATCGATGTGGGTCTTCCATTGGATGTACAATCCTTAGAGGAAGTGGTAGTAGTTGGTTATGGTACCATGGAGCGTTCGAACGTGACAGGTTCTATCTCTACTGTGGATGTAGAGGCCATCAACAAAGTGCCAGTACCTAACGTGGTAGAATCCCTAAGAGGTCAGGTAGCGGGTGTGCGAGTACAGAGAACCAGTGGTCAGCCGGGCTCTGGCGTGTCATTTACCATTAGAGGGATCAATTCTTTGGGTGAGGGTTCTGACAACATTCAGGAGGCGAATCAGCCAATTATTGTAATAGATGGTGTACCTCTTCCAGGTGGTAACTTGAACGAGTTGAACCCTGATGACATAGAATCTATCAACGTAATTAAGGATGCAGGCGCTGGTGCAATATATGGTTCCAGTGCAGCCAATGGGGTAATTTTGATCACCACAAAGAATGGTAGTGCTGGTAAGCCGACTATCAAGGTGAATGCTTCAGCGGGTATCAACGATATCAACACAAGGTTGAACCTGATGGATGGAGACGAGTATGTTCAATACTTGTTTGATTCTGGCCAGGGTACTACTATTAATGGTGTTTTGGATCCTAATGAAATAGAAAACTATGTGAATGGTGATTTTACAGATTGGCAAGATGAGATCTTGCAAACTGGTGAAGTGTACCAGGCAGGTGTTAGTGTTTCGGGTGGTTCAGAAAAGCTACGTTATTACTTGAATGGTGATGTTTATAGAGAAAAAGGGATTGTACAGAACTCTGACTACAATCGTTATTCTTTAAGAATTAACACTGACTATAAAGCTTATGATTGGCTAACGATAGGTACCAGAGTACAGTTGACCAGAAGTGATGCAGATGAGACTTCCAACACAATTGAGGATTTCGGTGGATCATTCGCTGCATTTGTTCCGATTCTGGACAATACGCCACTTGGTGATATTTATGATGATGAGGGTAACTATGTGAAATATGTCAGAGATGATAAGTTTCAAGTCAACCCCTTCCACAGGTACAATGAATCTGTTGTAGATCGATACGTCAATAGAACCTATGTGAACCCATACATTGAGATCAAAATAATCGACGGTCTGTCTTATACACTTAATACGTTTGCAGAGCAGAGAAACCAGTTTTACGGAAGATTTACTTCTAGTAATTATGGGGATGGTGATCCTAATACTGCTCGTATCCAGGAGCAAACTTCAACTAACTACTTGTTAGATAACATCCTTACTTACAAAAAGGTTTTCGGTAAGCATGGAATCAATGCCACTCTGGTATATGGTTTTCAGAAGAATGAATGGGAGCAGTATGATGCTTTCGCAGATAAAATGGGTACTGATTTGTTAGGGTATCATGCGATTGACGTATCTGCTTCTGCAGATCAAAGATTCAGCTGGGATACAGACGAGTGGGGACGTGTTTATACAGTAGGTAGGATAGGATATGACTACAACGATAAGTATGTCGTTACTCTGACCATGAGAAGAGATGGGTCTTCTAAATATACTGGAGACAATAAATATGGGTATTTCCCATCCTATTCAGCAGCATGGAATGTGCACAACGAGAACTTCTGGGGATTCGATTTCATGAATATGCTGAAAATAAGAGCAAGTTACGGTACACTAGGGAATGACCGAATTGGTACATATAGATACTATTCCAGACCTAATGTAAATGTGACAACCGAGGTGCCAGTAGATGATGACAATGATCCTTCTACTCCAGATGTGCTTAGAGATATAGCAGGTTATCAGATTGGAACTTTGGGTAATGAGTATCTGAAATGGGAAACCAGTAAGCAATTGAATATTGGTGTGGATCTCGGGTTCTTGAATGACAGAATTACCGCGACGGTAGATGCTTACCAAACCAATACGACTGATCTTCTTTTGCCACAATTGATTCCCAATACCAATGGATACGACAGCTACATAGCCAATATCGGTGAAACTAGAAATCAAGGGATCGATGTAGCATTGAGTGCGGATGTGATCGATGGATCGGATCTCAGATGGAATATTGCTGCCAACTGGGCCACTAATCAGAATGAAATTGTGAAGTTGAACCGTACAGGTCCAAATGGTGAACCGATTGATGATGAAGCGAATGGCTGGTTCATTGGGCAAAATATCAATGAGATATACAACTATGAATACATAGGGGTATGGCAAGCCGACGAGGCAGATGAAGCCTTGGTATACAATCAAGTGCCAGGAGATGCCAAATTCCGTGATGTGAACAATGATGGCCAAATCACCCCAGGAGATGATAGAGTGTTTTTGGGGAATTCTACACCAGATTGGTATGGCGGTTTGACCAACACCATTTCTTACAAAGGCTTTGAGCTTTCGGTATTGTTGGAATATGCGAAGGGAATCACTGTTGTAAACAACTTTTACGGAGGGTATACCGGTAGAGGAAATCAATTGGCCATTAATTATTGGACAGAAGATAACCCTAGTACGGAGTATCCGAGAGTGGGGTCATCCGATTGGACTGGAGTTAGAGGTGATGCGATTAAGACTGAAGATGCTTCCTATATTTCTTTGAGAAACGTGTCTTTGTCCTACAACCTTCCTTCTAAATTTTTAGAAAACACTCCGATCAAGGCTGTGTCAGTATTCGCAAGAGGTAACAACCTCAAATACTTCACTAAAATGAAAAATGCCTATTCTCCAGAAACGGGTAGAGGGCAATATCCTATAGTTAGAAACTTCAGATTTGGAGCATCATTAACTTTTTAA